From Leptotrichia wadei, one genomic window encodes:
- a CDS encoding aminotransferase class I/II-fold pyridoxal phosphate-dependent enzyme, which yields MGKNIDKDRQNKTVLFDALKNHLSNRVVRFDVPGHKGGRGNKEFRDFIGLEAMQMDVNSMKPLDNLCHPTSVIKEAQEIAAEAFGAKEAYFMVSGTTGAVQAMIMATCKAGDKIIIPRNVHRSAINAMVICGAIPVYINPGLNKKLGISLGMSINDVKKAISANPDAKAILVNNPTYYGICSDLKSIVKLAHENNMLVLVDEAHGAHFSFDENLPISGMAAGADMAAISMHKTGGSLTQSSILLSGERINADYVRQVINLTQTTSASYLLMTSLDVARKNLAINGRELFEKTVRFAEYARSEINKLGGYYAYGKELIDGDSVYDFDTTKLSVYTKDIGLAGIEVYDILRDDYEIQIEFGDLGNILAIISAGDRGLEIERLISSLAEIKRLYSKDSTGMFDHEYINPDVVLPPQKAFYSEKEMIPIKDSAGKISGEFVMAYPPGIPILAPGERITEEIINYIEYAKEKGCLLTGTEDMHVEKINVVLE from the coding sequence ATGGGCAAAAATATTGATAAAGACAGACAGAATAAGACTGTTCTTTTTGATGCATTGAAAAATCATCTTTCCAACAGGGTTGTGAGATTTGATGTGCCAGGACATAAAGGAGGACGTGGAAATAAGGAATTTAGAGATTTTATTGGGCTGGAAGCGATGCAGATGGATGTTAATTCGATGAAGCCGCTGGATAATTTATGCCATCCGACTTCGGTTATTAAAGAGGCGCAGGAAATAGCGGCGGAGGCTTTTGGGGCGAAAGAGGCTTATTTTATGGTGAGCGGAACTACTGGAGCGGTACAGGCTATGATTATGGCGACTTGTAAGGCCGGGGATAAAATTATTATTCCGAGAAATGTTCATAGAAGCGCTATTAATGCGATGGTAATCTGTGGAGCAATTCCAGTTTATATTAATCCTGGACTTAATAAAAAATTGGGAATATCGCTTGGAATGTCGATTAACGATGTAAAAAAGGCAATTAGTGCAAATCCTGATGCTAAGGCAATTTTGGTAAATAATCCAACTTATTATGGAATTTGCTCGGATTTAAAATCTATTGTGAAATTAGCGCATGAGAATAATATGCTTGTGCTGGTTGATGAAGCACACGGAGCACATTTTTCCTTTGATGAAAACTTGCCCATTTCAGGAATGGCGGCTGGTGCAGATATGGCAGCGATTAGTATGCATAAGACAGGTGGTTCTTTAACGCAAAGTTCAATTTTATTAAGTGGTGAGCGAATAAATGCCGATTATGTGCGGCAAGTTATAAATTTAACTCAAACTACAAGCGCTTCATATTTGCTTATGACTTCGCTTGATGTAGCAAGAAAAAATTTGGCAATAAACGGAAGAGAACTTTTTGAAAAGACAGTTAGATTTGCAGAATATGCTAGAAGTGAAATTAATAAACTGGGCGGATATTATGCCTATGGGAAGGAATTAATTGACGGAGATTCGGTTTATGACTTTGATACGACAAAATTGTCTGTATATACAAAGGATATAGGGCTAGCTGGAATTGAAGTATATGATATTCTGCGGGATGATTATGAAATTCAAATTGAATTTGGAGATTTGGGAAATATTTTGGCAATAATTTCAGCTGGAGATAGAGGATTGGAAATAGAACGGCTAATTTCATCACTTGCCGAAATTAAGAGACTTTACTCAAAAGATTCAACGGGAATGTTCGATCATGAATATATAAATCCTGATGTTGTGCTTCCGCCACAAAAAGCCTTTTACTCAGAAAAGGAAATGATTCCTATAAAAGACAGTGCTGGGAAAATAAGTGGTGAATTTGTTATGGCTTATCCGCCTGGTATACCGATTTTAGCGCCAGGAGAGAGAATTACGGAGGAAATTATAAATTATATTGAATATGCGAAGGAAAAGGGATGTTTGCTTACGGGAACTGAAGATATGCATGTTGAAAAGATAAATGTTGTTTTGGAGTGA
- a CDS encoding glycoside hydrolase family 108 protein — translation MADSRFLKFFNYILLVEGSYSNDRNDKGGETKYGITKEKARECGYKGSMKDFTKAMAEKIYEEKYYKAKKLDKIKNDKIALSIFDFSVNAGRYGIKKAQEAVNKVYGKNVISVDGAVGPMTLKYLNEVNPAKFLTVYHNLQREYYKSLAKSNPTQSDFLTGWLNRVKTKENYLKNV, via the coding sequence ATGGCTGATAGCAGATTTTTGAAATTTTTTAATTACATTTTACTAGTTGAAGGCAGTTATTCTAATGACAGAAATGATAAAGGCGGAGAAACAAAATATGGAATTACTAAAGAGAAGGCTAGAGAATGTGGTTATAAGGGAAGTATGAAGGATTTTACGAAGGCAATGGCTGAAAAAATTTATGAGGAAAAATATTATAAGGCAAAAAAATTAGATAAGATAAAAAATGATAAAATAGCGCTTAGTATATTTGATTTTTCAGTAAATGCTGGGAGATATGGAATTAAAAAGGCTCAGGAGGCTGTGAACAAGGTTTATGGTAAAAATGTAATTAGTGTAGATGGAGCAGTTGGGCCTATGACGTTAAAATATTTAAATGAAGTTAATCCAGCTAAATTTTTAACGGTTTATCATAATTTACAACGTGAATACTATAAGTCCCTTGCCAAAAGTAATCCAACTCAAAGTGATTTTTTAACTGGATGGCTAAATAGAGTTAAAACTAAGGAAAATTATTTGAAAAATGTTTAA